The genomic window TTTCCAATTTTTCATCCTCCAACCAGTTCATGGGGGTTAGAAAGACAGCAGATTTTCTTGAAAAGGCTTCCTGGACGCTTGCGCTCGCATTACTGGTATTCAGTCTCATTTCCATTTTTGTCATTCCCCGGAACATCAGGTCATCTGAAGTACCGCAGAGTGAGATCCAGCAACGGGCTCAGGAAGGAACGGGTGGTGCTCCGGTCGACTATCAGGCTCCCCCTGAAGAGTAAGCTGGTCAGATAACCCGATTAAAAAGTGTCATAATGTCAGATCATTATGACACTTTTTTTATAAAATGGCAATGGCATAAAATATG from Bacteroidales bacterium includes these protein-coding regions:
- the secG gene encoding preprotein translocase subunit SecG yields the protein MAAYILVMVLILVVCVLLGLIVLVQNPKGGGLVSNFSSSNQFMGVRKTADFLEKASWTLALALLVFSLISIFVIPRNIRSSEVPQSEIQQRAQEGTGGAPVDYQAPPEE